Genomic window (Pseudomonas xantholysinigenes):
GGCACAACCTGCCGCCGCCAGGCCTTCACGCAAGCGTGCCGCAGCCTCGGCGCTCGGCACCACGGCAAATACCGGGCGGTGACGCACGCACAGGGCCAGCAGTTCGTCGATGCGCGAATAGCCGCTCAGGGCGAACACCTGATAACGATCAGGGTGCCGGGCAATGACGTCCAGCGTGCTCAGGCCAATGGAGCCGGTGGCCCCAAGCACGGTTATGCGTTGCACGGCACTCACATCACACCCCACTCAGCCGCCCACAGCAGCACGGCAAACATCGGAATCGCCGCAGTCAGGCTGTCAATGCGATCGAGCACGCCGCCATGACCCGGCAGCAGGTTGCTGCTGTCCTTGATGCCTTCGCGGCGCTTGAACATGCTCTCGGTCAGGTCGCCGACCACCGAGGCCATCACCACCACCACCGCGCCCAGCAAGCCCAGCAGGATCTGGCCAAGGCCCCAGTCACGGCCCAGGCCCACGCCCAGGGTGATCAGCAGGCTGACCGCCAGGCCGCCATAGACGCCCTCCCAGCTCTTGCCCGGACTGACGTGCGGCGCCAGCTTGCGCTTGCCGAAGGCACGCCCGGAGAAATAGGCACCGATGTCGGCGGCCCAGACCAGAACCATGACCGCCAGGATCAACCAGTTGCCCAGCGGCCAGTGCTTGAGCAGCACCAGGCCCTGCCAGGCCGGCAGCAGCACCAGCAGGCCGATCAGCAGCCGGCAGGCGGCGCTGGTCCACAGTTCGTTGCTGCGCGGATAAGTCAGCACCAGCCAGGTGGCCAGCGCCCACCAGATCACCGAAGCACCCAGTACCCAGGGCGCCAGGTCCGGCATCAGGTAAAGCAGCATCAGCCCACCGGCCACCACGGCGGCGTAGGCGATACGCAGCGATTGCGCCACCAGACCGGCCAGGCGCGCCCACTCCCATGCCCCGAGCGTGACCACGAAGCCGATGAACAGGGCGAAATCCCCGCCATTGAGCAGGAAGAAACCGCCCAGCGCGATCGGCAACAGGATCAGCGCGGTAATGATGCGTTGTTTAAGCATTAAGCACGGGCTCCAGCCTCGACCTGCTCGCTGGTCTTACCGAAGCGGCGCTGGCGCGAAGCGAAATCGGCCAGCGCGCTGCGCATGGCCTCGTGTTTGAAGTCCGGCCAGTACAGGTCGGAGAAGTACAGCTCGGCATAGGCCAGCTGCCACAGCAGGAAATTACTGATGCGATGTTCGCCGCCGGTGCGGATGCACAGGTCAGGCAGCGGCAGGTCGCCGGTGGCCAGGCAGGTCTGCAACAAGTCGGGGGTGATGTCTTCCGGGCGCAGATGCCCCGCCTGCACTTCCCGCGCCAGGCGTTGCGCGGCCTGGGCGATATCCCACTGGCCACCATAGTTGGCGGCGATCTGCAGGATGAAACGGTTGTTGCCGGCAGTGATGGCTTCCGCCTCGCGCATGGCTGCCTGCAGCTCCGGGTGGAACCGCGAACGATCGCCGATGATGCGCAGGCTGATGTTGTTGTCGTTCAGGCGCTTGGCCTCGCGACGCAGCGCCGAGAAGAACAGCTCCATCAGCGCACCGACCTCTTCGGCGGGGCGCTGCCAGTTCTCGCTGGAGAAGGCGAAGAGCGTGAGCACCTCGACCTTCGCCTCGGCGCACACTTCGATCACCGCACGGACGGCATCGACGCCGGCCTTGTGCCCGGCGACGCCGGGCAGCAGGCGCTTCTTCGCCCAGCGGTTGTTGCCATCCATGATGATCGCGACATGACGCGGCACCGAGGACGGCGCCGCTGGCTTGGTCTTTTCCATTAAAGAGCAACCCTGGCCTCAGACGGCCATCAGGTCCTTTTCCTTGGCCTTGTACGCGGCGTCGACTTCGGCGACGAACTTGTCGGTCAGCTTCTGGATCTCGTCAGCGGCACGACGCTCTTCGTCTTCGCTGATTTCCTTGTCCTTGGTCAGCTTCTTCAGCTCGGCCAGCGCATCGCGGCGCACGTTGCGCACGGCGACCTTGGCGTCCTCGGACACACCGCTGGCCTGTTTGGTGTAACCCTTGCGGGTTTCCTCGGTCAGGGCCGGCATCGGCACGCGGATGGTGGTGCCGGCGCTGGACGGGTTCAGGCCCAGGTCGGAGGTCAGGATGGCCTTCTCGATGGCGGCGCTGAGATTCTTGTCGTGGGCGACGATCTTCAGGGTGCGGGCGTCCTCGACGGTGATCGCGGCCACCTGGTTCAGCGGCATGTCGCTACCCCAGGCCGGGACCTTGACGCTGTCCAGGATGCTCGGGTGGGCGCGACCGGTGCGGATCGCCGCCAGGTTGCGGGCCAGTGCCTCGAGGGACTTGCCCATGCGCTCCTGGGCGTCTTTCTTGATGTCGTTGATCATGCTTGGCCTTCCTCGATCAAAGTACCTTCAGCGCCACCCACCACGATGTTCAGCAGGGCGCCAGGCTTGTTCATGTTGAATACCCGCAATGGCATCTTGTGGTCGCGGCACAGGCAGATTGCGGTCAGGTCCATGACCCCGAGCTTGCGATCCAGCACCTCGTCGTAGGTGAGGTGATCGAACTTCTCGGCGTGTGGATCCTTGAATGGGTCGGCAGTGTACACACCATCGACCTTGGTTGCCTTCAGCACCACATCGGCATCGATTTCGATGGCGCGCAGGCAGGCTGCGGAATCGGTGGTGAAGAACGGGTTGCCGGTACCGGCGGAGAAAATTACCACATCACCGGAGTTGAGGTGACGAATTGCTTTGCGACGATCGTAATGATCGGTGACGCCGACCATGGAAATGGCCGACATGACCAGGGCGGGGATGTTCGAGCGCTCCAGGGCGTCGCGCATGGCCAGGCCGTTCATCACGGTGGCCAGCATGCCCATGTGGTCGCCGGTGACGCGGTCCATGCCGGCTGCGCTGAGCGCGGCGCCGCGGAACAGGTTGCCACCGCCGATGACCAGGCCGACCTGGACACCGATACCGACCAGCTGACCCACTTCGAGGGCCATGCGGTCCAGCACCTTCGGGTCGATCCCGAAGTCTTCCGAGCCCATCAGGGCCTCGCCGCTAAGTTTGAGCAAAATGCGTTTATAGCGAGGTTGGCGACCACTCACCTGCTGAGCCATTGCGAGTCTCTCCTGCGGCGTACTTTTAGAAAATTCCGTGCGGGCTGCTTGCAGCCTGCTAACTGTAGCGTGGCACTGCTTCAGTGCCAGCAAGGTCCGGCTCTATAAACCGTTCCTCGCTTTGACAAAGAGGCTGCGCGCGTGAGCGGGCAGCCTCTTTGGGGCGACAGACGAGTCTGTCTTACTGCTTGGCGGCAGCTACCTGGGCGGCAACTTCGGCAGCGAAGTCGTCAACCGGCTTCTCGATGCCTTCGCCGACCTTGAAGTAGGTGAAGGAAACGATTTCAGCGCCGGCTTTCTTGGCCAGTGCGCCAACTTTGACTTCCGGATCCATCACGAAGGCCTGCTCTTTCAGCGAGGCTTCGGCTTTGAACTTGGAAATACGACCGTTGATCATGTTCTCAACGATGTTTTCCGGCTTGCCGGCGATCTTGTCGGCGTTCAGCTGCAGGAAGACGTTCTTCTCGCGCTCGATGGCCTCGGCGGAGATTTCCGACGCATCCAGGAACTCTGGGTTCGAGGCTGCAACGTGCATGGCGATGTTCTTGGCCAGATCGACGTCGCCGCCTTTCAGGACAACAACGGCACCGATCTTGTTGCCGTGCAGGTAGGCACCGACAACGTCACCTTCAACGCGCACCAGGCGACGGATGTTGACGTTCTCGCCGCACTTGGCAACCAGGGCTTCACGAGCAGCTTCACGCGAGGCGATCAGCGGAGCGGCGTCGGTCAGCTTCTGAGCGAAGGCTTCTTCGAGGCTTTCGGCAACGAAGTTCTTGAAGTCGTCTTGCAGAGCCAGGAAGTCGGTCTGCGAGTTCACTTCCAGCAGGACGGCGGATTTACCGTCGGTCTTGACGGCGATAGCGCCTTCAGCAGCGACGTTGCCAGCCTTCTTGGCGGCCTTGATGGCGCCCGAGGCACGCATGTCGTCAATGGCTTTCTCGATGTCGCCGCCGGCCTTTTCCAGGGCCTTCTTGCAATCCATCATGCCTTCGCCGGTACGCTCGCGCAGTTCTTTGACCAGCGCTGCAGTAATTGCTGCCATTTCAAAATCCTCTTGGAAAGTTTTTCAACCATTCCACCCGCTCGTCACGGGCGTTAAATTCTGCAAATCGCTGCCTTTATATCAGCTCGCCCATGATGCGGGGCCGTTGCTGACAGCAGGATTTCAAGGTGGCAAAAAGGGGGCCAAGCCCCCTTTTTGCGTGCCAAGTAGACGCCAGGCGTCAATTACTCAGCAGCAGGTGCAGCCGCTTCTTCAGCGTAGACTTCAGTGCCGCCGGCAACATTGTTGCGGCCGCGGATGACGGCGTCAGCCATCGAAGTCATGTACAGCTCGATAGCGCGGATGGCGTCATCGTTACCTGGGATGATGTAGTCAACACCTTCCGGGCTGCTGTTGGTATCGACAACGCCGATGACCGGGATGCCCAGCTTGTTGGCTTCGGTGATGGCAATGCGCTCGTGGTCGACGTCGATCACGAACAGGGCATCAGGCAGGCCGCCCATGTCCTTGATACCACCCAGGCTGCGGTCCAGCTTTTCCAGATCGCGCGAACGCATCAGGGCTTCTTTCTTGGTCAGCTTGGCAAAGGTGCCGTCTTCGGCCTGGGTTTCCAGGTCGCGCAGACGCTTGATCGAGGCGCGGATGGTCTTGTAGTTGGTCAGCATGCCGCCCAACCAACGGTGATCAACGTATGGCGAACCGCAACGAGCTGCTTGCTCGGCGACGATCTTGCCGGCGGAACGCTTGGTGCCGACGAACATGATCTTGTTCTTGCCCTGGGCCAGGCGCTCGACGAAGGACAGAGCCTCGTTGAACATCGGCAGGGTTTTTTCCAGGTTGATGATGTGGATCTTGTTACGCGCGCCGAAAATGTACTTGCCCATTTTCGGGTTCCAGTAACGGGTCTGGTGGCCGAAGTGCACACCGGCCTTCAGCATATCGCGCATGTTGACTTGGGACATGATAGTTCCTTGATAAGTCGGGTTGGGCCTCCACGTATCCCAATGACCAACCCGCGCTTGCGAACAAGCGGGGCACCCAGGCCATCGTGTCGACACGTGTGTGGGTTTGAGCTTCGGAGGACCTCCCCCGAAAGCGGCGCATTTTATATCACAGACTGCGCGCGAACGGAACCCGTCAAAGCAGCTTCAAGCCGTAAGCCACAAGCTGCAAGAACAAGCGCCTGCACGCGTGCCGCCCTTTCTTGCAGCTTGCGGCTTGAAACTTGGGGCTTGCTGCCAGTTCGAGACCGCCCTCTGGTAGAATAAGACCTTTCCCGTTTGTTCGCGCCACCCGCGGCGCCGTAGAGAGCCTGTTAATGACCGTCACCATCAAGACCGCAGAAGACATCGAGAAGATGCGCATCGCCGGCCGCCTGGCCGCCGAAGTGCTGGAAATGATCGAGGAACACGTCAAGCCCGGTGTCACCACCGAAGAGCTCGACCGCCTGTGCCACGACTACATCGTCAACGTCCAGCAGGCGATCCCGGCACCGCTCAACTACAAA
Coding sequences:
- a CDS encoding phosphatidate cytidylyltransferase, producing the protein MLKQRIITALILLPIALGGFFLLNGGDFALFIGFVVTLGAWEWARLAGLVAQSLRIAYAAVVAGGLMLLYLMPDLAPWVLGASVIWWALATWLVLTYPRSNELWTSAACRLLIGLLVLLPAWQGLVLLKHWPLGNWLILAVMVLVWAADIGAYFSGRAFGKRKLAPHVSPGKSWEGVYGGLAVSLLITLGVGLGRDWGLGQILLGLLGAVVVVMASVVGDLTESMFKRREGIKDSSNLLPGHGGVLDRIDSLTAAIPMFAVLLWAAEWGVM
- the rpsB gene encoding 30S ribosomal protein S2; its protein translation is MSQVNMRDMLKAGVHFGHQTRYWNPKMGKYIFGARNKIHIINLEKTLPMFNEALSFVERLAQGKNKIMFVGTKRSAGKIVAEQAARCGSPYVDHRWLGGMLTNYKTIRASIKRLRDLETQAEDGTFAKLTKKEALMRSRDLEKLDRSLGGIKDMGGLPDALFVIDVDHERIAITEANKLGIPVIGVVDTNSSPEGVDYIIPGNDDAIRAIELYMTSMADAVIRGRNNVAGGTEVYAEEAAAPAAE
- the tsf gene encoding translation elongation factor Ts, whose protein sequence is MAAITAALVKELRERTGEGMMDCKKALEKAGGDIEKAIDDMRASGAIKAAKKAGNVAAEGAIAVKTDGKSAVLLEVNSQTDFLALQDDFKNFVAESLEEAFAQKLTDAAPLIASREAAREALVAKCGENVNIRRLVRVEGDVVGAYLHGNKIGAVVVLKGGDVDLAKNIAMHVAASNPEFLDASEISAEAIEREKNVFLQLNADKIAGKPENIVENMINGRISKFKAEASLKEQAFVMDPEVKVGALAKKAGAEIVSFTYFKVGEGIEKPVDDFAAEVAAQVAAAKQ
- the pyrH gene encoding UMP kinase, yielding MAQQVSGRQPRYKRILLKLSGEALMGSEDFGIDPKVLDRMALEVGQLVGIGVQVGLVIGGGNLFRGAALSAAGMDRVTGDHMGMLATVMNGLAMRDALERSNIPALVMSAISMVGVTDHYDRRKAIRHLNSGDVVIFSAGTGNPFFTTDSAACLRAIEIDADVVLKATKVDGVYTADPFKDPHAEKFDHLTYDEVLDRKLGVMDLTAICLCRDHKMPLRVFNMNKPGALLNIVVGGAEGTLIEEGQA
- the frr gene encoding ribosome recycling factor, with product MINDIKKDAQERMGKSLEALARNLAAIRTGRAHPSILDSVKVPAWGSDMPLNQVAAITVEDARTLKIVAHDKNLSAAIEKAILTSDLGLNPSSAGTTIRVPMPALTEETRKGYTKQASGVSEDAKVAVRNVRRDALAELKKLTKDKEISEDEERRAADEIQKLTDKFVAEVDAAYKAKEKDLMAV
- the uppS gene encoding polyprenyl diphosphate synthase, which encodes MEKTKPAAPSSVPRHVAIIMDGNNRWAKKRLLPGVAGHKAGVDAVRAVIEVCAEAKVEVLTLFAFSSENWQRPAEEVGALMELFFSALRREAKRLNDNNISLRIIGDRSRFHPELQAAMREAEAITAGNNRFILQIAANYGGQWDIAQAAQRLAREVQAGHLRPEDITPDLLQTCLATGDLPLPDLCIRTGGEHRISNFLLWQLAYAELYFSDLYWPDFKHEAMRSALADFASRQRRFGKTSEQVEAGARA